Proteins encoded within one genomic window of Pigmentiphaga sp. H8:
- a CDS encoding NADH-quinone oxidoreductase subunit J has product MTAILFYIFAAILVVAACRVIVARSPVTAVMHLVLSFFTASMIWMLLKAEFLAILLVLVYVGAVMVLFLFVVMMLDIDSAKLRQGFKTYLPLGIVVGVIMVGEMAFVLANAYWDPSVPQAPADFNNTRAIGVAMYTEYIYAVEIAAVILLVGMVAAIALTLRRRSDVKVTRPSEQIRVRRQDRVRLVSIPSQTENSQEGESAQAPAATEPKGSQP; this is encoded by the coding sequence ATGACCGCCATACTGTTCTATATATTCGCCGCGATCCTTGTCGTGGCCGCCTGCCGGGTCATCGTCGCGCGCAGCCCCGTTACCGCCGTCATGCACCTGGTGCTGTCGTTCTTCACCGCGTCCATGATCTGGATGCTGTTGAAGGCGGAGTTCCTCGCCATCCTGCTGGTGCTCGTGTACGTGGGCGCGGTGATGGTGCTGTTCCTGTTCGTCGTGATGATGCTGGACATCGACAGCGCCAAGCTGCGCCAGGGCTTCAAGACCTACCTGCCGCTGGGCATCGTGGTGGGCGTCATCATGGTGGGCGAAATGGCCTTCGTGCTGGCCAATGCCTACTGGGATCCCAGCGTGCCGCAGGCACCGGCCGACTTCAACAACACGCGTGCCATCGGCGTGGCGATGTACACCGAATACATCTACGCCGTCGAGATCGCCGCCGTGATCCTGCTGGTGGGCATGGTCGCCGCCATCGCGCTCACGCTGCGCCGCCGCTCCGACGTCAAGGTGACCCGGCCGTCCGAGCAGATCCGCGTGCGCCGCCAGGATCGCGTGCGCCTGGTATCGATTCCGTCGCAAACCGAAAATTCCCAGGAAGGCGAGAGCGCCCAGGCGCCTGCCGCCACCGAACCCAAGGGAAGCCA
- the nuoH gene encoding NADH-quinone oxidoreductase subunit NuoH, translating to MQWIDVIQAQGTELIGPVAWSVVWNIVKIVCIAVPIILCVAYLTYWERKMIGWMHVRLGPNRVGPKGLLQPFADVLKLLTKEVIVPSNANKVLYIVAPAVVLMPALAAWAVVPFGPEVVLANVNAGLLYIMAITSLGVYGVIIAGWASNSKYAFLGALRASAQMVSYELAIGFVLVTVLLVSGSLNMSEIVLKQADGRFAGMGLTFLSWNWLPLLPLFVVYIISAVAETNRHPFDVVEGESEIVAGHMVEYSGMTFALFFLGEYANMILLSALASIMFLGGWLPPIDVAPLTWVPGWIWLALKTFFVVSLFIWFRASFPRYRYDQIMRLGWKVFIPLTLVWLLVVAVWMQTSWNIWK from the coding sequence ATGCAGTGGATCGACGTCATTCAGGCTCAAGGAACGGAGCTGATCGGCCCGGTAGCCTGGTCGGTGGTGTGGAACATCGTCAAGATCGTTTGCATCGCGGTGCCCATCATCCTGTGCGTGGCTTACCTCACGTACTGGGAACGCAAGATGATCGGCTGGATGCACGTTCGCCTGGGGCCCAACCGCGTGGGCCCGAAGGGCTTGCTGCAGCCGTTCGCCGACGTGCTCAAGCTGCTGACCAAGGAAGTGATCGTTCCCAGCAACGCCAACAAGGTGCTCTACATCGTGGCGCCCGCCGTGGTGCTGATGCCTGCCCTGGCCGCCTGGGCGGTGGTGCCGTTCGGCCCCGAGGTCGTGCTGGCCAACGTCAACGCCGGCCTGCTCTACATCATGGCCATCACTTCGCTGGGCGTCTACGGCGTGATCATCGCCGGCTGGGCCTCGAACTCGAAGTACGCCTTCCTGGGCGCGCTGCGCGCCTCGGCGCAGATGGTGTCCTATGAGCTGGCCATCGGCTTCGTGCTGGTGACGGTGCTGCTGGTGTCCGGCAGCCTGAACATGAGCGAGATCGTCCTGAAGCAGGCCGATGGACGCTTCGCCGGCATGGGGCTGACTTTCCTGTCGTGGAACTGGCTGCCGCTCCTGCCGCTGTTCGTGGTCTACATCATCTCGGCCGTGGCGGAAACCAACCGCCATCCCTTCGACGTGGTCGAGGGCGAGTCCGAGATCGTGGCGGGCCACATGGTGGAATACTCCGGCATGACCTTCGCCCTGTTCTTCCTGGGCGAATACGCCAACATGATCCTGTTGTCCGCGCTGGCCTCGATCATGTTCCTGGGCGGCTGGCTGCCCCCGATCGACGTGGCGCCGCTGACCTGGGTGCCGGGCTGGATCTGGCTGGCGCTCAAGACGTTCTTCGTGGTCTCGTTGTTCATCTGGTTCCGTGCGTCTTTCCCGCGCTATCGCTACGACCAGATCATGCGCCTGGGCTGGAAGGTCTTCATCCCGCTGACGCTGGTCTGGCTGCTGGTGGTGGCGGTCTGGATGCAGACGTCCTGGAACATCTGGAAGTAA
- the nuoI gene encoding NADH-quinone oxidoreductase subunit NuoI encodes MQAIKEFFGSLMLTELLKGLRLTGRYMFARKITVQYPEEKTPMSPRFRGLHALRRYPNGEERCIACKLCEAVCPAVAITIESEVREDGTRRTNRYDIDLTKCIFCGFCEESCPVDSIVETHIHEYHGEQRGDLYFTKEMLLAVGDRYEAEIAQNRAQDAKYR; translated from the coding sequence ATGCAAGCGATCAAGGAATTCTTCGGCAGCCTGATGCTGACCGAACTCCTCAAGGGATTGCGCCTGACGGGGCGGTACATGTTCGCCCGCAAGATCACGGTGCAGTATCCCGAGGAAAAGACCCCGATGTCCCCGCGCTTCCGGGGCCTGCATGCCTTGCGGCGCTATCCCAACGGGGAAGAGCGCTGCATCGCCTGCAAGCTGTGCGAGGCGGTCTGTCCGGCGGTGGCGATCACGATCGAATCCGAGGTGCGCGAGGACGGCACGCGCCGCACCAACCGCTACGACATCGACCTGACCAAGTGCATCTTCTGCGGCTTCTGCGAGGAAAGCTGCCCGGTGGACTCCATCGTCGAGACGCACATCCACGAATATCACGGCGAGCAGCGGGGCGACCTGTATTTCACCAAGGAAATGCTGCTGGCGGTCGGCGACCGCTATGAAGCCGAGATCGCGCAGAACCGTGCGCAGGACGCGAAATACCGGTAA